The Bacteroidales bacterium sequence CCTGAAAATGAGGTAAAAGACGAACTCCGTATCTTGTATTATGCCCAGCGGGAATATGCCGCACGAAATGGTCATTATGCTTCTTCTTTTCACGAGCTGAAAAAGGATAAATTGTTACCCTTCCCTTTGCTGTTTAACCCGGAACTGAAAAGAACATTTTCGTTGTATGAAATTGTTGCATCACGCAGCGGCTCATCCTGGCAATGGCATATTGATCAGACAGGAAGAGTCTGGTATGCAAAGCGAAGATGAAACGCCTTTTTCCGGGGTTCAGGATGGCTGATGCTATGTTTCGAGTGCCCGTTTCAGTATCTTCAGGTCAGTATCCGAAAGGCTGTCGGCCGTAAAGAATGATAATCCCATCCCTCCGTTTTCCTTAACCATGGTATAGATTGAAGCCAGATCGGCTGTCTTGAGAGCTCCCCTGAAAATCCCGGCATAGACCGGCGTTCCCTTCGGTAATTCGGTAAGTGATTCCTTTACGCACTGCCCTATCCAGGATTCCTTCTCACCATAAAAATGATGGTACAACATGGGCAGGTAGGCATCGAGACCAAACTTCGGCCAATCCTGCCGCACCATAGTTCTCGACATGGCTGGCGTTGGAAAAACAGCCGCAGTAATAAGTTTATCTTTGCGATGGACTTCCTCCACAATGGCTTGCACAAGCCGCACCAGCTGGTTCAGTCTAAAATCTCTCCAGGCAATATTGGAGGCAGGGTCCTCCAGATCCAGCGGATCAATGCCTGTTTGTTCCCTGAACAGCCTCCTGCACGTATTGCAGTAGCAGTAATCATATTCTGGCATTTCATGGTCCTGGACAAGGTGGTATTTGGGTTGAAGTTCTTTTGGAAGATACACATCGCAATAACGCACATAATCGAGATGTACACCAGAAAGTTCCGGTATATCGCACAACTCGCTGTAATCTTTAACAATCGCGTCTTTCACTTCTTCCTGCGAAGGGCACAGCCATCGGTAATAATTCACATAGGGCGGATTCGGGCCGGCACAGGATTCTCCTTTCCGGTTTACCGCATACCATTCAGGGTGA is a genomic window containing:
- a CDS encoding twin-arginine translocation signal domain-containing protein yields the protein MERRNFLKASGLTALALGMGSWTGLFAQKRLPRNWAWGGVHENMSDDELLKAFDRYKSHGIDALLPEGNNAFYARISRLGKKAGIEIHAWRWTMNRGQYIRDHPEWYAVNRKGESCAGPNPPYVNYYRWLCPSQEEVKDAIVKDYSELCDIPELSGVHLDYVRYCDVYLPKELQPKYHLVQDHEMPEYDYCYCNTCRRLFREQTGIDPLDLEDPASNIAWRDFRLNQLVRLVQAIVEEVHRKDKLITAAVFPTPAMSRTMVRQDWPKFGLDAYLPMLYHHFYGEKESWIGQCVKESLTELPKGTPVYAGIFRGALKTADLASIYTMVKENGGMGLSFFTADSLSDTDLKILKRALET